The Vicinamibacteria bacterium genome window below encodes:
- a CDS encoding RnfABCDGE type electron transport complex subunit D: protein MDMRSALQDPRNYQIFTLAFLLLWGLVALDFDIPAATAGVIVLSTLATQCACARIVGLPRFDPKSALISALSLCLLLRTNSIAIAALVAILTIASKFVLRWRGRHVFNPTNFGIAAAMVSTGSAWVSPGQWGSEAYFSFLLACLGGLVLYRAARSDVTYAFIGFYAAIVFGRALWLGDPMAIPLHQLENGAFLLFAFFMISDPKTTPDSRAGRILFALVVALGAGFVHFVLFRTNGLIWSLVVFSPTTILWNRLFPGDRYEWRKPASIPLSERSFA, encoded by the coding sequence ATGGACATGCGATCGGCCCTTCAGGATCCTCGCAACTACCAGATATTCACCCTCGCGTTCCTGCTGCTCTGGGGCCTGGTGGCCCTGGATTTCGACATCCCGGCGGCCACGGCAGGTGTCATCGTGCTGAGCACGCTCGCCACGCAATGCGCGTGCGCCCGAATCGTCGGCCTGCCCCGCTTCGATCCCAAGAGCGCCCTCATCTCGGCCTTGTCGCTATGCTTGCTGCTGCGGACGAATTCGATCGCAATCGCGGCCCTCGTCGCGATCCTGACCATCGCGAGCAAATTCGTCTTGAGGTGGCGCGGGCGTCACGTCTTCAATCCGACGAACTTCGGCATCGCCGCTGCCATGGTCTCCACGGGATCGGCCTGGGTATCGCCGGGACAGTGGGGTAGCGAAGCATATTTCTCGTTCCTTCTCGCGTGCCTCGGCGGTCTCGTGCTCTATCGTGCGGCGCGGAGCGATGTGACGTATGCCTTCATTGGTTTTTACGCTGCCATCGTTTTCGGCCGTGCGCTATGGCTCGGCGACCCGATGGCGATTCCGCTTCACCAACTCGAGAACGGTGCTTTCCTGCTCTTCGCGTTCTTCATGATCTCCGACCCCAAGACTACGCCCGATTCGCGTGCCGGACGCATCCTCTTTGCGCTCGTCGTCGCGCTCGGTGCCGGGTTCGTCCATTTCGTTCTCTTCCGCACCAACGGTCTCATCTGGTCCCTGGTCGTCTTCTCCCCGACCACCATCCTGTGGAATCGGCTCTTTCCCGGCGATCGCTACGAATGGAGAAAGCCAGCCTCGATTCCGCTTTCCGAAAGGAGCTTCGCATGA
- a CDS encoding DUF2330 domain-containing protein: protein MKRWLAISGVGLVLTLSLTHPSVLGFCGFYVAKADARLFNRASQVVLVRHDDKTVITMVNDFRGDPKEFAVVVPVPTFIEREQIHVTDKALVDHLDAYTSPRLVEYFDADPCRPVVYEEFAALPSAAPAEGDAARSSRARALGVTIEAAYTVGEYDILILSAEQSDGLETWLTENGYRMPPGASRVLSSYIKQNMRFFVARVNLEEQSKLGYSTLRPLQVAFESPKFMLPIRLGTVNADGPQDLLVYTLTRTGRVETANYRTIKLPTGVEIPVYVKGEFGDFYKSMFDVQVAKENMRSVFLEYAWDMAWCDPCAADPLSADELRELGVFWLGDGPDVARPRVPSPAVDVFVTRLHLRYDGEHFPEDLVLQETADRENFQGRYVLRHPYAGDLTCEAGMAYSRSLVERHEREAQNLASLTGWDITEIRKKMDLDDDPPARKSWWERLWKKSGL from the coding sequence ATGAAACGGTGGCTCGCCATCTCCGGTGTGGGACTCGTTCTCACCCTGTCACTCACCCACCCCTCGGTACTCGGTTTTTGTGGCTTCTACGTGGCCAAAGCCGACGCGAGGCTGTTCAACCGGGCATCCCAGGTCGTGCTCGTTCGGCACGATGACAAGACGGTTATTACGATGGTCAACGACTTTCGCGGCGACCCGAAGGAGTTCGCGGTGGTCGTCCCGGTTCCGACTTTCATCGAGCGAGAGCAAATCCACGTAACCGACAAGGCCCTGGTCGACCACCTCGACGCTTACACCTCTCCCCGACTGGTCGAGTACTTCGACGCCGATCCCTGCCGCCCCGTCGTCTACGAGGAATTTGCGGCCTTGCCCTCGGCCGCCCCCGCCGAAGGGGACGCCGCACGAAGCAGCCGCGCCAGGGCCCTGGGCGTCACGATCGAGGCGGCTTATACCGTCGGCGAGTACGACATCTTGATCCTGTCGGCGGAGCAATCGGATGGGCTCGAGACCTGGCTGACCGAGAACGGCTACAGGATGCCGCCGGGCGCGTCACGAGTTCTGTCGAGCTACATCAAGCAGAACATGCGTTTCTTCGTCGCCCGAGTGAACCTCGAGGAGCAGTCGAAGCTCGGCTACAGCACGCTGCGCCCCCTCCAGGTCGCCTTCGAGTCTCCCAAGTTCATGCTGCCGATACGCCTCGGCACGGTCAATGCCGACGGGCCCCAGGATCTCCTCGTCTATACATTGACCCGAACGGGCCGTGTCGAGACCGCCAACTACCGCACGATCAAGCTCCCCACCGGCGTAGAAATTCCCGTGTACGTCAAGGGGGAGTTCGGCGACTTCTACAAATCGATGTTCGATGTGCAGGTCGCGAAGGAGAACATGAGGAGCGTGTTCCTCGAGTACGCGTGGGATATGGCGTGGTGCGATCCGTGCGCCGCGGATCCGCTCTCAGCCGACGAGCTCAGGGAGCTCGGAGTATTCTGGCTCGGCGACGGCCCCGATGTCGCTCGGCCCCGAGTCCCCTCTCCTGCGGTCGATGTCTTCGTGACGAGACTGCACCTGCGCTACGATGGCGAGCATTTCCCCGAGGATCTCGTCCTCCAGGAGACCGCGGATCGCGAGAACTTTCAAGGTCGTTACGTGCTCCGCCATCCTTACGCGGGAGATCTCACGTGCGAGGCGGGCATGGCCTACAGCCGGAGTCTCGTCGAGCGTCATGAACGTGAAGCGCAGAACCTCGCCTCTCTGACGGGCTGGGACATTACCGAGATCCGGAAGAAGATGGATCTCGATGACGATCCGCCCGCCCGGAAGAGCTGGTGGGAGCGCCTCTGGAAAAAGAGCGGCCTCTGA